The nucleotide window attttcaaaattcttcaaaattttcttacTCTTTTTTATGTTCATTATGCACAATTTTTCatatccaaaaatttaaaaaattatccaaattttattacTAATACAATTTAATTAGTGTGTTTTCCGCAAtacttcttttatgttatcaATTATTAATGACATAAATTACgtaatatttttagtaaattttaatttatattaattttttcttatatcttcattaatttgataattatttttattttttttataaaccaaggattaaataatctttaaaagattaacaatatattattttgtagaaattcaaattttttttaaaaatatttaaataatgtattttaaaaaatataatttttataatatattatctaattattttcattaactaatgaaataattttatgacTTAAATATATTGATAATGAAATGTACATtgtaaataattgaaataatagaaCAAAATGATTGTATCTCACAATATAATATAGAAATAGTTTAATGGATTAATACGATGGCATAAACATTAAACCCATGAATAGTCTAACCATTAAAGATGTCTTTAACTCATATACAACCATTAGCGGAATCAGTGGGCATTAACTGATAGTTATTACTTATGCGGTCATATTCCTCCCCTATCAATTCAGTTAGAGCTATTGAAGGTCAGTATAACACATCTTTGGTAGATCCATTAGTTCATATTTATTCTTTAGGGATTCATATTCTTTTCTTGTCACTTCAATTAGAACAACTAGTTGGTCATCTTAACCACTAAGCTATTCTATGGTGACCATTATTTCTCttcattcattttctttctatttatttttattcttttttcttccaGCCATCTTAACTCATGCAAGAAGAATGAACATTGTTAATGgaattttacaatatatatgaaataaaaagaataagaaaaacatgGACAAGAAAGTAGAGGAAATACttaaacacaagattaaaaaaagagaaaaacaataaaaagatgaacatgtactagaaaaaaaagggagaatAACAACAAAAGGAGGAacatttactaaaaaaaacgAAGGAGAAATAGATGAACATGGATGAGAGAAAGGAAATAGGAAAAGATGCAGGAAGGCACTTTTacgattataaaaattaaaaagttaatttgATGTCTACATGGGTTGCAAcataattatagataaaactAGAAACATGTTAATCATCACAAGAGTTAGACTTTTTGGTCAGTATGTAAAAGTCCAAGGACCTTAAGTTATTTTCCCTTATCTTACTTATGTTTGATggcatattttgtttttcagttgtattatataaaaatcaaattaatgatagagatAATTAAATTGAGAAATGATTCTTTGTGTTTCTCATAATCTTAAAATAGTTCATAATCTATAAggtaaaatatgattttgtacttattattattttgccaaATATTGGGGTTCATTTCATTTATACCTATAAATGTTGTACTTTATAACGCTatggccaattttttttttttttttgtaacacaaaAACCATTTAAATTTTCTACAGTTGCACATGAGTCCATAATGGCCTGTTTTAAGGCCActatgaaataattatttacaatCAGAAGTCAAGAAGAAACTCCAGATTGTAGTTTGgaataataatgaaatgaacCTCTTGAAATGGCTTTTGATAGTCCTTTGGATTCACAAAATCGTTTACACAACTTTTTTGGCTGGTTTACAAACAAGAATGGTTAGAAAAGTTTCATACCAATCAAAGCAATCtaaaatttcttacaaaaaggaaaaacctTCAAGAAATCTTCTTGGATTCACATCAACACCAATAGTCCTTGAAGCCCCTGTTATTCTAGCCCCTTCTACAGccttaaaataaacataaaagcaaaaactgcataattttcatttgaaaggaacaaaggaagaagaaaaggctCACAGCAAGGTTGATAGCTCCCAATCCAAAAGCAACAACTGATGATTCAGGAGTTGCAGTCTCTTTGAGTGAAATTGTTTCTCTGCTTCTCTGCTTCTTTGTCTCCATCTCCGTCACtcccctcttgccatggcaagcgggtaTCGGCACTTGatcccttctcctcctccttcataGCCCAAATCCTGGGCACAAATCACCTCCTTCCTTCGACAGTCAGCAGATAATTCTCCTTTGCACAATGTTCACATCCTCAATAaactcaaagaaacaacaacGGACTTTGTTAGAATTGACAGAGATACCATGAGCCGAGCTAGAATGAAGTTTCAACATGCACTTTACGGGAAGCTTTTCGGCAAATCCCCACCCTTTGCAGAAGTTAAAACTGATCTCCTTTCCAAATGGAGTGAGTATGGAGAGGTCATTATCTCTGACCTCCCCAAAGGGTTTCTCCTGATTAGGTGTTCTTCTCAGAACGCAatgcatcatcttcttcttaacGGACCTTGGTCTGTTAATGGCATAATTCTTCAGCTTTCACCGTGGAAACCCTTCTTCGAGCCCACTTTTGCCAAGCTCAGCACTGCAGCTATCTGGTTGTAGCTCCACAATCTTCCTGTGGAGTTCTGGGAAGGTGAAACCTTGGAGTCCATAGCTAGCTAGTTTGGAACTCTACTCAAGGTTGATGATTTCACGTCCTCTCTCAGTAGGTCCAAATATGCCCGTATCTGTGTCGAAATTGATATGTCTAAACCACTCAGTCATGACTTCTGGATTGGCGATGATCTCCACAAAGTGTTTGTTGTTGTTCAATATGAGCTCTTGCCGACGTTCTGCTATTCTTGCGGTATCAGATGTTTAGGATCAGCGCATGGATGATGTGGATCCTCCTCCGAACCACCCCTGTCGAATAATGTGGAACAAACTGTGCAAAATGTTTCAGACTCTGATTTTGGTCCCTGGTTACTGGTGGTTCGCCGGCGTGGTAACACCCGTGGTCGCGAGGGCGGTACATGTACCGTTCACGTGACCCACAGTGCCACAGCCGAGATGAGACCCGAACTCAACACGTCTCAAGGTACTGACATGCACAGCATACGTGGCGGAAGGAGAACTGTTCTTAGTGGCCGGTCACCCCTATCCCTTGTCACATCTCCTGTTGGCGTTGTCACTGATCAACTCCCTAATCAATGCACCTCCACTAGCCCGCCCGTTGCCTCTTCATCTCCCAACATTCCAATTAATACCTGTGAGTTCCAAGACGGAGACCCTCTTCCACTTAGTACTTCACCGCCCGTAACATCCAATCAAAACACATCCCTCCACACATCCCCAAGTAAAGAAAAAAGTAGTGGGTCGCACCGTTCAAAATCCCCCCTCCCGTACTGTGTTCTTTGATACAGCCATCATTAGCGTCCTCTTctccccaaaaccctaatccccaTACCAGTCTTGTTGACAAGGTTTCTAATGCTCTTGATGTAGAAGACATGGAAGAAGATGATAGTCAAGGTGAGGAGTACTCGAacgaagatgatgatgatgatttgttCAAGGATGCTTTCTCAGATGTTTGCCCAGATGATGAAATGACTCTTATGTAATATCAAACGGAAGCCCGTCGGGAGGCCCTTGTTCGAAAAGGATCAAGCATGCATAGTACCTCTCCAAAGAAGAGGAGATTGGAAGCCGAAGAGCCTTGCTCTTAGTCGTCAATTGATCTTCTTCTCTCCTAGGAAGTGTCCCTCCTTACCTATCCTTTTTAATGGTTGTTATGCATACGAGTAAAATCATctgttggaattgcaggggcaTCTTTGCTAGAGATACCTCCTCTCGTGTTTTTTGACTTGTTAAAGCTCACAAACCTGCTATTGTAGAGTTGATTGCTTTTGCaggaaaattcctaaacattaGGATTGGGTGGCTATCCTTTCCGATGGATTTTCTGGAGGAATCATTGTGTTTTGGCGTAAATCCATTGGAGCTGTCACTCCCATTGCAGCATCCAGACGTGCTCTTCATATTGTTATCTCCCATGATTTATCCAAAACCTTTCTTATCTCTGTTATTTACAACTCATCTCGTTTTAGATCTCAATGCTTTCTTTGGCATGAACTCTCTAAGCTTACTTCTTTGCATGTTCCTTGGCTAGTTGTTGGAGATTTCAACTCTATCCTCCACAGGATCGAACATCTGAGGGGTCCTTTCACCCACTATGATAGAAAAGCTCGGTTcttttgtgatttcattgaaaaaaataacttgaTTGATCTTAATTACTCTGGCCCTCACTTTACCTTGTGTAATAACCAGTTGGGGCTGGCTCGTCATTGGGCTAGACTTGATAGATGCCTGATTAATCTTGCTTGGATGGACTTCTTTAAGCTTAACAATCTTATGCACCTTCCCCGCTCGTTTTTTGATCACTCTCCGCTACTTCtgacttcttctccttcttctactttttttttttaaaattttttcggTTTAACAATATCTGGTTTGATTTTATAGGCTGTCATGACGCCGTTCGGGATGCCTGGAACAAGCACCCTCATGGAAACGCCATGCAAGCCTTCACACATCTTTTATCTTGTGCTTGTTATAATCTCAATATATGGCATCGCAGTAGGGTGAACAAGATTGAGTCTGACTTGATTAATATCGAAGCTGAAATTAGGTTCCTGGAATATTcagattttaatttaatttctcaatCCCTCTTAATGAATCATTATACTAATCTTTCAGTCTTGCAGTGTCAGAATAGTAACATTTGGGCCCAACGTGCTCATTTGTCGTGGATCAAGGACGTCGATAAAAACACTAGCTTTTTTCATGCGATTACCTGTATACGTGCGCATACTAACTTCATTTGGCAGGTTGCAGACTCTTTTGGTAACCAATATCAGGATCAGGCTAGCATTGAAGGTGCCTTTCTCACATTCTATAAAAATCTCTGGTGTACTCCTAATTACAACTCGGTTAGCCCTTTTGAAGCTCTCCCTAGTAATCTCCCATGCATTACTGCTTCGGATGCTGCATCTCTTATTCGGGAGGTCACTAAGGATGAAGTTTACCAAACCATCTTGGATCTTCCCACTGGTAAGTCTCCCGGACCTGACTGTTTTAGCGTGgagttttatcaaaatttttggTCTATTATTGGCGATCATTTGTTTTTGGCCATTCattttttcttcaccaattctGTTCTTCCTTCTTCATGGGACAACTTTTATTACCCTCATCCCAAAGAAGGATAGGCCTAGGTGTGTATCTGTTTTTCCCCCGATTTCACTCTGTAATGTTAATttcaaaatcatttctaaacttTTGGCCAATCTCTTGAAGCTTGTTCTCCCTAAACTAATTGGTCGAGAACAAGCTAGTTTTATGTCCGATCGGTGTTCATTCGATAACATTATTGCAGTGCAAGAGATTGTTCATTCTTTAGAAAATGATTTCAAGAACCCCCTAGGATGCTAATTAAATTagacattgaaaaagcatacgaTACTGtcaattggagtgcaattcttgcggTTCTtacttgtatgaattttcctaCACTTTGGATCTCTTGGATTTCCACTTGCTTATAGTCCTATTCCTTCTCTATTTTGGTTAATGGTAGCACCTCCCTGTGGTTTACGTCATCCAAAGGCGTTCGCCAGGGTGATCCCATTTCTTCTAACTTATTCATTATGGTGACCCAAGTCCTTTCCTCCATGTTAACTTCCAGACTTGAGAGTGGCATTATACCTGGCTTTAACTCAAATCTTAATCATAACTTTATTAACCTCATGTTCGTGGATGATTTAATTCTTGTCACCCAAGCTTCTAGGAGGGTCGCCTGGAGCATTAATCAGTGTTTGGATGTTTATGGTCTTCTCACCGGTCAACGTCCTAATTTTTCTAAGTCTCAGATTTTTCTTCCAACCTGGTACAATAAACATATTTCCTCTCGTATTTGCTCCATTTTAAATCTTACTCAAGCTTCCTTTCCCTTTAAATACCTCGGAATCTTAATCTCTCCTAAACGTCTTGCTGCCTCTACTTTTAATCCAATGATTAAGAAAATCCGCAACCAGTGTAATCATTGGAGTAACTTCAATCTTTTACCATCTGCGAAAGCCACTTTAATTAACCTTTCCATCCCCCCCGTTCCTACGTAGTTGCTTTCTgtttattcaattcttgtagtAGTTATTTTCGAGATCACCAAAGCTGTTAGGAAATTCTACTGGAGTAGGAATGCCAATGGATAGGGCATCCACAATGTGAACTAGAAAATTATCAATGAAGGTAAGCCTGAGGGGGGCATTGGTATCAAAAATTTATCTCTTGCTAAATCATCTCTTATGCCGAAGCatgtttttggttatttaaacAAGGAGGATGTCATTTGGGTTGATATTTTGTGTCATAAATATGGTAGTTTGAACTTTTGGAAAAACTTAGCTCCTGTAAATTGCTCTTGGTTTTTTAGAAGTCTTTATAAAGCTGCTGCGCACATCAATCTTTTTGTCATGTTAATTCGATCAACCCTgattttacttcttttctttggGATCCTTGGGTTTTTGATATCCCTCTTGCTCTCAAGCCCACGTTTATTAACATGAATGCTGATGTTGATCTCCTTTCCATTTCTGACGTTGTTAATGAAGATAGATGGAGTGAGGCTCACCTGAATTATATGTTTGGTCCTAATGCTAATTTGCAGGAATTGAGTTCTACCTCTATCGAACTCAATTCCTGCAATCACTAGATTTGGAACCCTCCCACCAAGCAACACAAACTCTCCTTTACAGTTTACAGACAGTTAAACTAGTGTACTCCCCAGGTGGAGGATTGGCCTGGCTGGCGATTAATTTGGAAACTCAATATTGCCCCAGagctaaatattttttatggacACTCTTTCATGGCCGCCGTCTACTTCAAACTTCTTGTATCATTTGAAACTTGGTCCTAATGATCCTTGCATTTTGTGTGGACTCTCGCCTAAAACTATTAATCATCTTTTCTGTTTCTGTAACAGAACCAAACAGGTTTGGTCCTATCTCAGCTTGAAGATTAATACATACATTCATTTTCCTAATGGATTTGCTTCTGGTTGCTGGCTCACTGTGGGCAATTATTCCACTCACATCCATTCAGTCATTGCTACAACCGCATGGATGCTCTGGAAATCCAGATGTGATATTATATTTGACAATGCTCATATCAATTTCCCTATTGTTGTTTGCAGAGCGTTAGCCCATGTTCAGGAGCATGTCGAATGCAATAGTATATTACTCGGGCGGAAacttatcttaaattatttttctagctCAGATGACTTCATCTTATTCTCACATGCTAATGTCAATCAGGCCACCAAGGTAAGATTTGTTGGTTTCTTTATCTCTAATTCTAATTATGTTATTAACATCGCAAGCTGCTGTGCTCAAGCTATGGATAACTCGTCTTTTGATGATCTTTTCGCTCTCGGCATTGCACTTCAAACTGTTTCTGATCAATGACTTGGCATCAATCACATCTTTGTCCACTCTCCTACAATGTTAGCAACAATCACAAATCCCAATCCTGTTGTTACTTGGCGATTCAACTCTCAGATTGCAAATATCAAATACCTGTTGAATGAGCATGACTCTCTTGCCGTTCAATTCATCCCGCGTCATTGGTTGCTGCCGGCTGTCCACTTAGCCACACATGGGTTCAATTTCTCAGCCCTCAATCTCTTCCTCTTTGGGCGAGACCTTCCCTACTGGATTATGAATGCATTCAAAGaatctgaatttaaattttaatgttttagcTTCTTGAACTAGATGTTGCTGCTTCCTTGTTCTTCTAGCTTTTGAACTTATACTTGTCTTCCTCTTAGtttctttttgataaattaGCCTCAGTggttctctttaaaaaaaaaagaaaaagaaaacaacaactgATGAACCTTTGGGAGGTTTTGCGACATTGACctgaaaaaattatcataatgcATTGAAATCACATATTTGGTTGGAATAAGAATTTACCTTTGGGTGGTTTAGCAAGACAACCCACATGAACAACAGTGTGCTTACTGAACATTGAGGTTCTGACAAAGTGATATATAGGTTTACCATTAATCAAGAACCTTGATAGTCCATCCCCAATCATCACTCCTATGTCAGTGTTAATTCTGAGAAGGGTGGACATGTTGCTTTCCTCTGACTTGCAGTGAGCACAATCCTTGCACTCTCTGATGAACACAGGGAGGATATGATCGCCGGGTGCAAGCTCTGTAAATCCCTCTCTGATACTCTCCACAATTCTACatagaacaaaatgaaaattataatgaCACATTAATACTCTTCACAAATAAATATGAGACTTGATATCATGATTTCTTTTAACCTTTAAAGCtcaagacaaatttttagttataatgACACATTAAGATATATCACATGTTTATGCTTTGGGTGTCTGTACCTCCTAATCAGAAAAGGCAAAAGCTAGATGACTCATTTCAATCAGTCAAGAGAAGCCTGGAGTTTACAGAACCCAGGAGGGGTGCATCGAGTAGCCCTTGATGTTTCGAGCGTAGCGGGGCTAGCTTCTCTTAGTACCTTCACCTGAATCTCCTAGGGACCTCCTCTATTCCCTAGGTGCAGTTTTTTATGTGCTTGCCTTGCTTTTGTTGCTCCACGTCTAGTCGaccttgtttctttttatgttgCCCCTGGTGGCTATGTCACTATCGATGCTGTTTGCTGCACCTTAGTCTGTaacaatttgattttgtttcttttatccaCTTcgtaaaaaaagtgtttttatccACTTCATAAAAAAAGTGTTTAAGTTAAAGccatataaattttgataatagAAATTCTCACCTCCCTCCCCGGCGCCGCTTCATGTCCAAAGATCCAAGAAAATACGGGTTTCTGTCCTCCTTGGACACTACCAGACACCATGTTCGATACTCATGGACAtggcaaaagtaaaataaaaaaatgtacacGGCAAATACATATGtgaatgatttttatataatactaatgtatatttttaagttatttctCAATACACAAGATCAccaaataaatttatatgtaaatatatgatgtatataagtatattacataaaaatatatggatttatatttataataaatactttatacaaatatataatattctttaatttttaaaaattatcttgtCACCGTGTGCATGTCGTATCTTGTCATTGTGTTCGTGCTACTTAGCCAACAGGTGAGAGACCCAGacttatatatttacataccCAAATACTTGAAACCAATTCTGCAAAGACATCAATTGGTGAAGTGAATAAGATTTTGATGTAAATCTCCATTGCCGGAGGAGGAGCCACTTCGACCTCCTCAATCACCAGTGGCTGCCCAGCCTTCCATGCAACAGCAGCTAGACAAcaagataataattaaaaaaaagaaattatgcCCCATCTAAGAATGCATTGATGCATAAAAGCAATAAATTCGAATGAACAATCTATTAtaataacatcatcatcatctcaaaCAACATCTTTTcaatattagtttaaaaaaaaagatgtggAGAAAATTCATAGGCAATAAACCTCCAACTTCGATCAGGAAGGAGAGTGGACAAACGATAGTTGAACTTGTGATTATATTGACTTTTCTCATTATTACTTGataatatatacaaattattcCCAAACAATAAGAATCTATAACTGCCAAATACATTCCAAGAGTACACCAACCATCACAAAGATCAAATCAAACAGAAATTCCAAACATAATCTCCacgaaaaaacacaaaacaaacaaaattgagCCACATAatcacaagaaacaaaattaaaattcaaaaaaaaaaaacaaaacattaagaCGTTATACCTCCATCCATCCATCTATCTATCCATCTATCCATGATCAATCAATCCATCAATCGATAGATAGATCATCGATTATGGATTGATCGATGGATGGATCGATAGATAGATAATCGATCATGGATCTATCTATCATCGCTCTCAATCAATCTCCATCAATAGATCATCCATCTATCCATCGATCGATCCATTGATCCGTCAATCGATTGATTGATAGATAGATCATCAATCATGGatctatatatctatctatcatCGCTCTATTGATCTATCTATTTATTCATCTATCCATCGATCTATCCATCCATTGATAGATCATCAATCTATCCATCTATAAACCCATCTATTCATCGATCGATCCATCCATccattgatggatggatggatcgATAGATAGATCATCGATCATGGATCTATCCATCTATCATCTCTCTATCGATCTATCTATCGATAGATAAATAAgattgtaaaaaaatgaaattaaattacTTGTCAATGACCTTAGCcgatttttag belongs to Dioscorea cayenensis subsp. rotundata cultivar TDr96_F1 chromosome 17, TDr96_F1_v2_PseudoChromosome.rev07_lg8_w22 25.fasta, whole genome shotgun sequence and includes:
- the LOC120281185 gene encoding alcohol dehydrogenase 1-like: LAAVAWKAGQPLVIEEVEVAPPPAMEIYIKILFTSPIDVFAELVSRGQKPVFSWIFGHEAGRIVESIREGFTELAPGDHILPVFIRECKDCAHCKSEESNMSTLLRINTDIGVMIGDGLSRFLINGKPIYHFVRTSMFSKHTVVHVGCLAKPPKGPIHIVDALSIGIPTPIAAVLSLAKTATPESSVVAFGLGAINLAAVEGARITGASRTIGVDVNPRRFLEAKKSDVNEFVNPKDYQKSVQEVLAEMTDGGVDRSIECTGNIDAMILAFECVHDGWGVVVLVRVPHKDAISKTHPMNVLNEITLKGTFFGNCKLHSDLPVVVERYMNKELELEKFITHEVPFFRFPASLLPNKISMASGLRPVLVVHTK